In Hahella sp. HNIBRBA332, the genomic window CCCCGTGGCGAATACGCCGGAAGCCATTTACGCGCTGGGTGTGGAGGGCCTTAAGGAGTACATCAAGACCATCGGCCTGTTCAACAGCAAAGCGGAAAACGTCATCAAGACCTGCAAAATCCTGATCGACCAACACAACTCAGAAGTGCCGCAGACCCGGGAAGCCCTCGAAGCGCTGCCAGGAGTCGGCCGTAAGACCGCCAATGTCGTTCTCAACACCGCTTTCCGTCAGCCGGCCATGGCGGTGGATACACATATATTCCGGGTCTCCAACCGCACCAATATCGCCCCCGGCAAAAACGTGCTGGAAGTGGAGCACAAGCTGATGAAACAC contains:
- the nth gene encoding endonuclease III — encoded protein: MNKQKRAEIFARLKAENPNPTTELEYNTPFELLIAVVLSAQATDVSVNKATRKLYPVANTPEAIYALGVEGLKEYIKTIGLFNSKAENVIKTCKILIDQHNSEVPQTREALEALPGVGRKTANVVLNTAFRQPAMAVDTHIFRVSNRTNIAPGKNVLEVEHKLMKHVPKEYLMDAHHWLILHGRYICTARKPRCGACVISDLCEFKEKVLD